A genomic region of Oncorhynchus mykiss isolate Arlee chromosome 16, USDA_OmykA_1.1, whole genome shotgun sequence contains the following coding sequences:
- the itchb gene encoding E3 ubiquitin-protein ligase Itchy isoform X2, whose product MASSVAKPGPGNGYPMKAQLQIMVLSAKLKENRKNWFGPSPYVEVAVDGQSKKTEKCNNTHSPKWKQPLTVIVTPFSKLIFRVWSHQTLKSDILLGMAALEVSETLKANDMKISEVVQTLQLSADRDQTDVVGDLSVCLDGMQVDPEMFASAAQANTQSTSNGESQQNGDDVKRSRDSSPSVDGLEHRASPNGCAVAVNGTGSCKGSPALSAGGSRGNPLRPPRPSRPPPPTPRRPTSSPASSNGSIPTEESDGPSSDTPVSAPAVPDPNAPPPTHDQSQAIAASQADSVTPGPPRAPAVAAGPLPPGWEQRVDQNGRLYFVDHVEKRTAWERPEPLPSGWERRVDPMGRVYFVDHITRTTTWQRPTMETVRNYEQWQHQRNQLQGAMQQFNQRFIFGVNGLQDQVPATENKQFDPLGPLPHGWEKRTDSNGRVYFVQHTTRTTQWEDPRTQGLLNEKPLPEGWEMRFTVDGIPYFVDHNRRATTYIDPRTGKSSLENGPQITYVRDFKAKVQYFRFWCQQLSMPQHIKITVTRKTLFEDSFQQIMSFNAQDLRRRLWIIFPGEEGLDYGGVAREWFFLLSHEVLNPMYCLFEYAGKDNYCLQINPASYINPDHLKYFKFIGRFIAMALFHGKFIDTGFSLPFYKRMLNKPWALKDLESIDPEFYNSLIWIKENDIEECGLEMYFSVDKEILGEITTHELKPDGGEVLVTEENKEEYIRLVAEWRLSRGVEEQTQAFFEGFNEVLPQQYLQYFDAKELEVMLCGMQEIDLADWQRNTIYRHYARSSKQVLWFWQLIKEMDNEKRMRLLQFVTGTCRLPVGGFADLLGSNGPQKFCIEKVGKENWLPRSHTCFNRLDLPPYKSYEQLKEKLMFAIEETEGFGQE is encoded by the exons ATGGCCTCCAGCGTTGCTAAACCAGGCCCTGGGAATGGCTACCCCATGAAGGCACAACTGCAAATTATGG TGCTGTCAGCAAAACTGAAAGAAAACAGGAAGAATTGGTTTGGCCCCAGTCCATATGTTGAAGTGGCCGTTGATGGACAGTCCAAAAAGACAGAGAAATGCAACAACACCCACAGTCCCAAATGGAAGCAGCCGCTCACAGT AATTGTCACTCCTTTTAGCAAGCTAATCTTCCGAGTATGGAGTCACCAGACCTTGAAGTCGGACATATTGTTAGGCATGGCAGCTCTCGAGGTCAGCGAAACACTCAAAGCCAACGACATGAAAA TCTCTGAGGTGGTGCAGACTCTGCAGCTGAGTGCAGACAGAGACCAGACCGATGTCGTGggggacctgtctgtctgtctggatggcaTGCAAGTGGACCCAGAGATGTTTGCGTCTGCTGCTCAGGCTAACACCCAAA GTACATCGAATGGGGAATCGCAACAAAACGGGGATGATGTGAA GCGGAGTAGAGACAGCTCTCCTTCTGTGGATGGTTTGGAGCACAGAGCTTCCCCAAATGGTTGTGCGGTCGCAGTGAATGGCACAGGGTCTTGCAAAGGGTCTCCCGCTCTGTCAGCAGGGGGTTCCAGGGGTAATCCTCTACGCCCCCCCAGGCCCTCCCGACCCCCTCCACCCACCCCGCGCAGACCAACCTCCTCTCCAG CATCCTCTAATGGATCCATTCCAACTGAAGAAAGCGATGGCCCCAGCTCAGATACCCCAGTCAGTGCACCTGCAGTACCAGACCCCAACGCCCCACCCCCTACACACGACCAGAGCCAAGCAATAGCAGCAAGCCAAGCAGACAGTGTAACCCCAGGCCCCCCCAGAGCCCCCGCTGTCGCCGCAGGCCCATTGCCTCCTGG ATGGGAGCAGAGGGTGGATCAGAACGGAAGGCTATATTTCGTAGATCATGTGGAAAAGAGGACGGCGTGGGAGCGGCCTGAGCCTCTACCTTCTGG GTGGGAGCGGCGAGTGGACCCCATGGGCAGGGTCTACTTTGTAGACCACATCACCAGAACTACCACATGGCAACGGCCCACTATGGAGACGGTGCGGAACTATGAACAGTGGCAGCACCAACGCAACCAGCTACAGGGTGCCATGCAGCAGTTCAACCAGCGCTTCATATTTGGAGTGAATGGG CTCCAGGATCAGGTTCCAGCCACTGAGAATAAGCAGTTTGATCCCCTGGGCCCGCTGCCACATGGATGGG AGAAAAGAACTGACAGCAACGGGAGAGTGTACTTTGTTCAACACACCACACGGACTACACAGTGGGAGGACCCTCGCACTCAGGG gctGCTGAATGAGAAGCCTCTTCCAGAGGGCTGGGAGATGAGGTTTACAGTCGACGGCATCCCATACTTTGTGGACCACAACAGGAGAGCCACTACGTACATCGACCCTCGTACTGGAAAATCTTCACT tgAAAATGGGCCCCAGATAACTTATGTTCGAGACTTTAAAGCCAAAGTCCAGTACTTCAGATTCTGGTGCCAG CAATTGTCAATGCCTCAGCACATCAAGATCACTGTCACCCGCAAAACCCTGTTTGAGGACTCGTTCCAACAA ATAATGAGCTTCAATGCACAGGACCTCCGCAGGAGATTATGGATCATATTCCCTGGGGAAGAAGGTCTTGATTATGGAGGGGTGGCAAG GGAGTGGTTCTTCCTGCTGTCTCACGAGGTGCTGAATCCCATGTATTGCCTGTTTGAGTATGCTGGGAAGGACAACTACTGCCTACAGATCAACCCTGCCTCCTACATCAACCCTGATCACCTTAAGTACTTCAAATTCATCGGACGCTTCATCGCCATG GCTCTTTTCCACGGGAAGTTCATTGACACAGGCTTTTCGCTACCGTTCTACAAGCGCATGCTGAACAAGCCATGGGCACTGAAAGATCTAGAGTCCATTGACCCAGAATTCTACAATTCTCTCATCTGGATTAA GGAGAATGACATTGAGGAGTGTGGCCTGGAGATGTACTTCTCTGTGGACAAAGAGATTCTGGGTGAAATCACCACTCATGAGCTCAAGCCGGACGGAGGAGAGGTCCTGGTCACTGAGGAGAACAAGGAGGAGTATATCAG GCTTGTAGCAGAGTGGAGGTTATCCAGAGGTGTGGAGGAGCAGACCCAGGCCTTCTTTGAGGGCTTCAACGAGGTCCTCCCACAGCAGTACCTGCAGTACTTTGATGCCAAAGAACTTGAG GTCATGTTGTGTGGGATGCAGGAGATCGACCTGGCAGACTGGCAGAGGAACACCATCTACAGACACTATGCACGCAGCAGCAAGCAGGTCCTCTGGTTCTGGCAG CTCATCAAAGAGATGGACAATGAGAAGCGGATGAGGCTCCTCCAGTTCGTTACAGGCACCTGCCGGCTTCCTGTCGGAGGCTTTGCAGACCTATTGG GGAGCAATGGCCCGCAGAAGTTCTGCATCGAGAAGGTGGGAAAGGAGAACTGGCTACCCAGAAGTCACACCTG CTTCAATCGATTGGATCTGCCTCCTTACAAAAGCTACGAGCAGCTGAAGGAGAAATTGATGTTTGCGATTGAAGAGACTGAGGGCTTTGGGCAGGAGTGA
- the itchb gene encoding E3 ubiquitin-protein ligase Itchy isoform X1 — MASSVAKPGPGNGYPMKAQLQIMVLSAKLKENRKNWFGPSPYVEVAVDGQSKKTEKCNNTHSPKWKQPLTVIVTPFSKLIFRVWSHQTLKSDILLGMAALEVSETLKANDMKISEVVQTLQLSADRDQTDVVGDLSVCLDGMQVDPEMFASAAQANTQSTSNGESQQNGDDVKRSRDSSPSVDGLEHRASPNGCAVAVNGTGSCKGSPALSAGGSRGNPLRPPRPSRPPPPTPRRPTSSPAASSNGSIPTEESDGPSSDTPVSAPAVPDPNAPPPTHDQSQAIAASQADSVTPGPPRAPAVAAGPLPPGWEQRVDQNGRLYFVDHVEKRTAWERPEPLPSGWERRVDPMGRVYFVDHITRTTTWQRPTMETVRNYEQWQHQRNQLQGAMQQFNQRFIFGVNGLQDQVPATENKQFDPLGPLPHGWEKRTDSNGRVYFVQHTTRTTQWEDPRTQGLLNEKPLPEGWEMRFTVDGIPYFVDHNRRATTYIDPRTGKSSLENGPQITYVRDFKAKVQYFRFWCQQLSMPQHIKITVTRKTLFEDSFQQIMSFNAQDLRRRLWIIFPGEEGLDYGGVAREWFFLLSHEVLNPMYCLFEYAGKDNYCLQINPASYINPDHLKYFKFIGRFIAMALFHGKFIDTGFSLPFYKRMLNKPWALKDLESIDPEFYNSLIWIKENDIEECGLEMYFSVDKEILGEITTHELKPDGGEVLVTEENKEEYIRLVAEWRLSRGVEEQTQAFFEGFNEVLPQQYLQYFDAKELEVMLCGMQEIDLADWQRNTIYRHYARSSKQVLWFWQLIKEMDNEKRMRLLQFVTGTCRLPVGGFADLLGSNGPQKFCIEKVGKENWLPRSHTCFNRLDLPPYKSYEQLKEKLMFAIEETEGFGQE, encoded by the exons ATGGCCTCCAGCGTTGCTAAACCAGGCCCTGGGAATGGCTACCCCATGAAGGCACAACTGCAAATTATGG TGCTGTCAGCAAAACTGAAAGAAAACAGGAAGAATTGGTTTGGCCCCAGTCCATATGTTGAAGTGGCCGTTGATGGACAGTCCAAAAAGACAGAGAAATGCAACAACACCCACAGTCCCAAATGGAAGCAGCCGCTCACAGT AATTGTCACTCCTTTTAGCAAGCTAATCTTCCGAGTATGGAGTCACCAGACCTTGAAGTCGGACATATTGTTAGGCATGGCAGCTCTCGAGGTCAGCGAAACACTCAAAGCCAACGACATGAAAA TCTCTGAGGTGGTGCAGACTCTGCAGCTGAGTGCAGACAGAGACCAGACCGATGTCGTGggggacctgtctgtctgtctggatggcaTGCAAGTGGACCCAGAGATGTTTGCGTCTGCTGCTCAGGCTAACACCCAAA GTACATCGAATGGGGAATCGCAACAAAACGGGGATGATGTGAA GCGGAGTAGAGACAGCTCTCCTTCTGTGGATGGTTTGGAGCACAGAGCTTCCCCAAATGGTTGTGCGGTCGCAGTGAATGGCACAGGGTCTTGCAAAGGGTCTCCCGCTCTGTCAGCAGGGGGTTCCAGGGGTAATCCTCTACGCCCCCCCAGGCCCTCCCGACCCCCTCCACCCACCCCGCGCAGACCAACCTCCTCTCCAG CAGCATCCTCTAATGGATCCATTCCAACTGAAGAAAGCGATGGCCCCAGCTCAGATACCCCAGTCAGTGCACCTGCAGTACCAGACCCCAACGCCCCACCCCCTACACACGACCAGAGCCAAGCAATAGCAGCAAGCCAAGCAGACAGTGTAACCCCAGGCCCCCCCAGAGCCCCCGCTGTCGCCGCAGGCCCATTGCCTCCTGG ATGGGAGCAGAGGGTGGATCAGAACGGAAGGCTATATTTCGTAGATCATGTGGAAAAGAGGACGGCGTGGGAGCGGCCTGAGCCTCTACCTTCTGG GTGGGAGCGGCGAGTGGACCCCATGGGCAGGGTCTACTTTGTAGACCACATCACCAGAACTACCACATGGCAACGGCCCACTATGGAGACGGTGCGGAACTATGAACAGTGGCAGCACCAACGCAACCAGCTACAGGGTGCCATGCAGCAGTTCAACCAGCGCTTCATATTTGGAGTGAATGGG CTCCAGGATCAGGTTCCAGCCACTGAGAATAAGCAGTTTGATCCCCTGGGCCCGCTGCCACATGGATGGG AGAAAAGAACTGACAGCAACGGGAGAGTGTACTTTGTTCAACACACCACACGGACTACACAGTGGGAGGACCCTCGCACTCAGGG gctGCTGAATGAGAAGCCTCTTCCAGAGGGCTGGGAGATGAGGTTTACAGTCGACGGCATCCCATACTTTGTGGACCACAACAGGAGAGCCACTACGTACATCGACCCTCGTACTGGAAAATCTTCACT tgAAAATGGGCCCCAGATAACTTATGTTCGAGACTTTAAAGCCAAAGTCCAGTACTTCAGATTCTGGTGCCAG CAATTGTCAATGCCTCAGCACATCAAGATCACTGTCACCCGCAAAACCCTGTTTGAGGACTCGTTCCAACAA ATAATGAGCTTCAATGCACAGGACCTCCGCAGGAGATTATGGATCATATTCCCTGGGGAAGAAGGTCTTGATTATGGAGGGGTGGCAAG GGAGTGGTTCTTCCTGCTGTCTCACGAGGTGCTGAATCCCATGTATTGCCTGTTTGAGTATGCTGGGAAGGACAACTACTGCCTACAGATCAACCCTGCCTCCTACATCAACCCTGATCACCTTAAGTACTTCAAATTCATCGGACGCTTCATCGCCATG GCTCTTTTCCACGGGAAGTTCATTGACACAGGCTTTTCGCTACCGTTCTACAAGCGCATGCTGAACAAGCCATGGGCACTGAAAGATCTAGAGTCCATTGACCCAGAATTCTACAATTCTCTCATCTGGATTAA GGAGAATGACATTGAGGAGTGTGGCCTGGAGATGTACTTCTCTGTGGACAAAGAGATTCTGGGTGAAATCACCACTCATGAGCTCAAGCCGGACGGAGGAGAGGTCCTGGTCACTGAGGAGAACAAGGAGGAGTATATCAG GCTTGTAGCAGAGTGGAGGTTATCCAGAGGTGTGGAGGAGCAGACCCAGGCCTTCTTTGAGGGCTTCAACGAGGTCCTCCCACAGCAGTACCTGCAGTACTTTGATGCCAAAGAACTTGAG GTCATGTTGTGTGGGATGCAGGAGATCGACCTGGCAGACTGGCAGAGGAACACCATCTACAGACACTATGCACGCAGCAGCAAGCAGGTCCTCTGGTTCTGGCAG CTCATCAAAGAGATGGACAATGAGAAGCGGATGAGGCTCCTCCAGTTCGTTACAGGCACCTGCCGGCTTCCTGTCGGAGGCTTTGCAGACCTATTGG GGAGCAATGGCCCGCAGAAGTTCTGCATCGAGAAGGTGGGAAAGGAGAACTGGCTACCCAGAAGTCACACCTG CTTCAATCGATTGGATCTGCCTCCTTACAAAAGCTACGAGCAGCTGAAGGAGAAATTGATGTTTGCGATTGAAGAGACTGAGGGCTTTGGGCAGGAGTGA